Proteins encoded together in one Miscanthus floridulus cultivar M001 chromosome 16, ASM1932011v1, whole genome shotgun sequence window:
- the LOC136511274 gene encoding peroxidase 51-like has product MTWQGLPRHIPRRGTNAPRPTARQDLDVDRRPATIAIEWELLSVRIGSDATIEPGFASQLNGTCRSDPNAFAFLEPSPVGFDNAFYRNLQVGKGLLGSDQVLYFDMRSRSTVDYYASNQGVFFGDFMAVMTKLGRIGVKTPATGGQRRRDCRFLN; this is encoded by the coding sequence atgacgtggcagggtctgccgcgccatatACCACGGCGCGGCACTAACGCGCCAAGGCCcacggcgcggcaggacctggacGTAGACAGAAGACCAGCCACAATTGCAATTGAATGGGAGCTGCTGTCGGTGAGGATCGGTAGCGACGCGACCATAGAGCCCGGCTTCGCTTCGCAGCTAAACGGCACCTGCAGATCCGACCCCAATGCCTTCGCCTTCCTCGAGCCCTCACCGGTGGGCTTCGACAACGCCTTCTACCGGAACCTACAGGTCGGCAAGGGCCTCCTGGGCTCCGACCAGGTGCTCTACTTCGACATGAGGTCGCGTAGCACGGTGGACTACTACGCGTCCAACCAGGGTGTCTTCTTTGGCGATTTCATGGCGGTGATGACCAAGCTTgggaggatcggggtcaagacgccggccaccggcggccAGAGACGTCGGGACTGCCGGTTTCTgaactag
- the LOC136514344 gene encoding uncharacterized protein encodes MTHNAYIQLCQNRDQQPVDAGPPHDQHTFDEYLRWLHRSTRTHIKPPYTKEAIDEDDEEDVTEDVYDVATRDDTQLQRVPLQSYVATQLSRLFNEAAFRLHESRGQGQAFSRLLWRR; translated from the exons atgacacacaacgcgtacatccAGCTGTGCCAGAACAGGGACCAGCAGCCGGTCGATGCAggtcccccacacgaccagcacaccttcgacgagtacctacggtggcttcacaggtctacgaggacacatatcaaaccCCCGTACACTAAGGAGGCGATTGATGAGGACGATGAGGAAGATGTGaccgaagatgtgtacgacgttgccactagggacgacacacaactacagagagtcCCGCTTCAAAgttacgtg GCGACACAATTATCAAGGCTGttcaacgaagcagcgtttcggcttcatgagtctagagggcaggggcaagcgttctcgaggcttttgtggag aagatga
- the LOC136514343 gene encoding uncharacterized protein, which yields MSQSPSKKLLTGDASGEKKVQPSKSPPRRRGRSHSRRSRNRDVGSRVVERIIERPSANVAWPMLTRTNYPEWALVMEVNFQTLRVWDVVHHGIAEDPDEDEYHDDRQAMAGLLRSVPSELWSTLAVKRTVKEAWDAVKNLRIGDERACDASAQQLRREFGNLSFKEGESVNEFGIRITVLATNLRSLGDNITDAEVVKKLL from the coding sequence ATGTCGCAGTCACCATCCAAGAAGCTGCTGACCGGTGATGCCTCCGGCGAGAAGAAGGTCCAGCCGTCGAAATCGCCGCCACGTCGCCGTGGCCGCTCTCACAGCCGCCGCTCGCGCAACCGGGACGTTGGGTCACGCGTTGTCGAGCGCATCATTGAGCGACCATCAGCGAACGTCGCGTGGCCGATGCTGACCCGGACAAACTATCCAGAATGGGCCCTGGTCATGGAGGTGAACTTCCAAACCCTCAGAGTCTGGGACGTCGTCCACCATGGCATCGCCGAGGACCCCGACGAAGATGAGTACCACGACGACCGACAGGCGATGGCCGGGCTTCTGCGCTCGGTGCCCTCCGAGCTCTGGAGCACCCTCGCCGTCAAGCGCACGGTGAAAGAGGCGTGGGACGCGGTCAAGAACTTGCGGATCGGCGACGAACGCGCGTGCGATGCCAGCGCGCAGCAGCTCCGCCGGGAATTCGGTAACCTCTCCTTCAAGGAAGGGGAGAGCGTCAACGAGTTCGGCATCCGCATCACCGTGCTCGCCACCAACCTCCGCTCCCTCGGCGACAACATCACCGACGCTGAGGTAGTGAAGAAGCTGCTGTAA